GGGCGACGGAGGGGGGCGGGGCCTCGGAGCATCGCGCGCCGGTCCGCTGCGCCTCctccctggccgccattttgttccTCGTCCTGCGCAGGCAGGAGGGAGCGCGGAGCGGGGGAGGCGGAggggccggccggccggctggCAGGTTTCCCCTCGCAGGCATGACcgacgcgcgcgcgcgcgcccgcCCTTCCGCTGCCTCGGCCCGAAGGAGGCTCGGGTGGCTTCCTGCAATGTTGAACTGCGCAGCTTTCCTGTTTCTCATAAAAATAGAAAtgctttccccgccccccccccgccgccgcccccccaaaACCCTCCCTCAGTAGCAGGGGCCTCGACGCGTCTCTGCCGGGGGCTGGGGAAAGACTCGGACTACCGCAGCTGTTGCCGCGTGCTCGTTCGGGGAGGCTTTTGTATTCACTTCATTCAGCAGCCTGTCTGCACAAccggaacatctggagtggctcGATGTTTAATCATGTATGTACCACTAAATGATACAACCACCACAAAGTAAAAGTATACGTATTTTAGTCATCTATTGCAATATTAGACACATGTTCTGCAATTTCTGTTTTCTCAAAGTGGTTCCAAAAAATAAACCACTTTGTAATGTTTTCCTACAAATCCAAAATAAATTTCCAGTTGTATATGTACCACTAAAATAATACATCAACCCTAAAGTaaaatgcatgtatttttgtCAAATATTGCAATATTACGTCTCTGTTCAGCAATTTATGTTTCTTCTCAATGTTCCCAAAATAAATTTCCTTATGTTTTCCTACAAATCCAAGATACATTTCCTTTTAATGCCCTTCTACAGATACTCAAAATGCTCATTTGAAATCTTTGAAGATGCTTTAGGATGGAAGTCTCTGTGAATCAGGACCCAGATGTGCCATTTGGTTGTTGTCATTATTACCAATCACTCTCCCTATTCCAAGAGGCAGAAACTTGTGGAACACAATCTTGAACACAATGCAGTTATGTAATCTTCATCTAATGAAGTCTGAAAGCGATCTATGGAATAAGCAGGATGTGCTGCCTGCAAGCCGAAAGGGCAGCGGTGAAACTAGCAGCACACAACAAATGCAGAGACTGCAAGGAGGTTTTAATGTTactttaacaaacaaaaaaatttcATCCTGGCAAGAAAAGTCCATCAGTCCTAAAGCAAATTCTCTAGGAAAAGAAACGGTATCCTGCCTTCAGTTGCTGATTAATTGACTCCCAGAATCCAGATTGACAGGATCTTTTGGCACGCAAGACCAGGGGGGGAGTCTGTGAggccttcccacccaccctcttGATGTCCTCTGTGGCCACTACTGGGGGATCAAGAGGTTGGGTTGGCAGATCCAAGTTggggaagctcctggagatttggggatggtgctgGGGGAGGACCAGGACCTGAGTGGGGCCCAGCGCCAcaaagtccacactccaaagcatccatctgatttctgtagcctggagatcagttgtcactcCAGGGCATCCCCAGGCCCCTCGCTCGCACCCCTGACTGGTCTGAGTGCTAGCTCCAAGCAGATAGAAATGTTGGATCTTCAGAGTTGATTTGATGAAGAATTGGAAAGTTCGCTGCCTAGAGACCGCTTTCTTTAGGCTCATGCAAAGGAGCTGCAACAGAGAAAGGCCTTCCTTTACCCACAATTCTTGGGGGGGAGTTGCAGATATTTGCAGAAGGAAGTGCAGCCAAGGCAAATGAAGCGCTCCCATTCATTTGAGCTGTAACTTCCTTTGGAATATGCAATAGGCAGCCGGCAGCTCCAGTGTGGATATTCTACCTTGTGATTGGGCCGTGCCAGCTGCTGCAGTGTTGATCCCTTTCCAACAAACCTTCCATCTCACAGTTGTGTATTAACCAGCTTTTTATCGCTGAGAGATTTTGCTTTTTTCCACATGAGATCCAGGAGGGAGACTGGTTTTGTGTAACAGTTATTTGCTCTTAACCTTACAACCACAATTTCATTTGCATCTAGAAATACTTCTTAACCCCACACGGCCATCAGTataactatcccccccccccccccccccgggaacttGTGGGCCAAGTCTTTGGAAGTCACTATATCTTTGCCAGTATTGGCTGCTCAATTAGAAcactgctggtggaagacaatgcAGTCAAGGCCCAGCCACGAAGGACTTGCagggcaagaagcagaggtgactTTCTCTACATAGTCGACCCATCCTGGACTTCTTCCTTGGtctccttggtctcccatccaggtccTGCTAAGCTTACAAGACTGGGTTAGCCTGCCCCACCCAGGGCAGGGAAATTAGAACATTATACATACACAATGTTCTAATTGCCCCAGCATGGATGGGCCAGGCTGACCCAGACCCATAACGTGTATATATAACTTCTCATTCCCAACAGCTTCCTCCTTGATTCTCCCAAAATTAAGTTTGGGATCTGAGTGGATGAAGTGCAATCTGCAATGGAAAATATCTGTTGAGAAAGA
The DNA window shown above is from Sphaerodactylus townsendi isolate TG3544 linkage group LG07, MPM_Stown_v2.3, whole genome shotgun sequence and carries:
- the LOC125437092 gene encoding eukaryotic translation initiation factor 3 subunit A-like, whose protein sequence is MEPARGSRRAPAEAPKAAFPAKRPAAKAGRPAVGDGLARRACRRGEGGEARRAEVQRRERSTPQRDPRPELRRQDPALGEGRREGEGRGAERAHVTQSRVSPPMGDGGGRGLGASRAGPLRLLPGRHFVPRPAQAGGSAERGRRRGRPAGWQVSPRRHDRRARARPPFRCLGPKEARVASCNVELRSFPVSHKNRNAFPAPPPPPPPQNPPSVAGASTRLCRGLGKDSDYRSCCRVLVRGGFCIHFIQQPVCTTGTSGVARCLIIWASSVRGTLQRPLKEPSS